The Candidatus Poribacteria bacterium genome has a window encoding:
- a CDS encoding helix-turn-helix domain-containing protein, protein MNQEIYLSVAQAADLLGISQETLYKEIQAKNLTAVENPDRKRKHQVIAHSELSRLYGNVYIPDGYLEYAGDKSVDFVRVALRQENERLRKALEDTQKREQFLNDQLATALQNQKTLIEAHAELTKTLDNLTTILENMT, encoded by the coding sequence ATGAATCAAGAAATCTATCTCTCTGTCGCACAAGCCGCCGATCTACTGGGTATCTCGCAGGAAACGCTTTACAAAGAGATACAAGCCAAGAACCTCACCGCCGTAGAGAACCCAGACAGGAAGCGGAAACATCAGGTCATCGCACACAGCGAACTCTCGCGTCTCTACGGCAACGTATACATCCCCGATGGGTACCTCGAATACGCCGGGGACAAGTCCGTCGATTTTGTCAGAGTTGCGCTCCGGCAGGAGAACGAGCGACTCCGTAAGGCGTTGGAAGATACCCAGAAACGTGAGCAATTCCTCAATGACCAACTCGCCACCGCACTCCAAAACCAAAAAACACTCATCGAGGCACACGCAGAACTCACAAAAACCCTTGATAACCTAACCACCATACTGGAGAATATGACGTAG